GTGTCCAGGCGCGAGCGGTCAAGCGTCGCGTGGTTCAGATCCTGCGTGGCGCGCACAAACGCGCCCGGCCGATGCTGCACCGCATTCACCAGCGCCTTGAAGTCACCGCCCGTCTCCGGAGCCAGAAACACCACCAACTGCTCGGCGCCCACCGGCACCGTCACATGCAGGCCGCGCGCTTCCTTCCGGTTCCAGGGCTCGTTGCGGTAAAACCACCGCTCGGGCGGCGGATTGGTCGCCCCCCGCAAAAACGCCGCCACCATCAGGTAATGCACCGATTGCGAATCCGGAAAATCCGCGCGAATCCACAGCTTGTCGCCCGGCTCCAGGTTCGGCGTCTCTGAAATGGGCAGGGTCACGCCCGCCCGCGTCACCGTCATCTCCACGGTGGGGCCGGTCAAGTCAAAGGGAGCCGGGTCTGCCACGGCGGGCACAGCCGCCGACAGACAACTCAGGCCCAACAGCGCGCTACACAGCAGGCGAAATCGAAATGCCATGGCTTATTTTAGGTTTCTCTTGGTTGAAATTATGTTGCCCAGCATCCAGCTATTCACGTTTTTTACCGGGCCTTTCAGAAGGCACTCGCCAGTCTCCACGCAGGCACACGTCCGCGCGTGCCCGTGCACCGGCTGATGAGGCAAACCCCAGCGGCAGCAAACAGTTGCGTCTCAATCGCTTGCCTCCGGGTTTCCCTTGCTCAAAAGCATCTCCGGCGCATCTTGAGACGCAGCCCGGCCTGTGGAAGTACGCACCGGGCGTCCAATCAGGTACTGCACCCGGGCCCTGCCCGAGCCGGCCTGCCCGGTCTCCCAGGCATAATCGGGCGCGCGCAGACCCTCCACCAGTTCCCGCATATCGGCCTCGGAGTACGACCGCAGGCACGACAGCACGCCATCCAGCCAAAGCGTAAACGGCACCACCGGCAGCAGATAGGTCCACAGCAGCCGCTGCCAGCCCAGGGGACGCATCCACGGCGTCAGCGCCCAGTTCAGCACCGGCATGCCAAAGCACAGCAGCACCGTCTTCGCGCGCGGCTGCGCCAGCTCAAAAACGCCGATCCCCACGCGCCGCCCAAAGGCATCGGCCAGCATGGCCCGCGCCTGCTCCGGCGTAAAGTGATGAAAAGACGAGAAAATCGTCCGGAAACCGCGCAGCTCCTCCGGGACCCGCGCCGCATCGACCGGCTCCGCGCAAAACCCAACGCGCCCGCCCGAGGCC
The DNA window shown above is from Acidobacterium capsulatum ATCC 51196 and carries:
- a CDS encoding class I SAM-dependent methyltransferase, whose protein sequence is MRRRPWFEMHDHPRYPRLWRDLVTDALEHTWNTLGNYGPVAPLLSRAMDESGTRQVVDLCSGGGGPWLSLAPKLASSLGEGVSVVLTDKFPNQAAFARTEAASGGRVGFCAEPVDAARVPEELRGFRTIFSSFHHFTPEQARAMLADAFGRRVGIGVFELAQPRAKTVLLCFGMPVLNWALTPWMRPLGWQRLLWTYLLPVVPFTLWLDGVLSCLRSYSEADMRELVEGLRAPDYAWETGQAGSGRARVQYLIGRPVRTSTGRAASQDAPEMLLSKGNPEASD